In Daphnia pulicaria isolate SC F1-1A chromosome 9, SC_F0-13Bv2, whole genome shotgun sequence, a single genomic region encodes these proteins:
- the LOC124313009 gene encoding proteoglycan Cow-like: MRSVWIVIAILALSISCGDAAKKRKKFEGDFEFADDALDGAKRDGDKKTWIFDPESELCQALKCRKEERCLLENDYTAVCVSRAEIKRNGDVVISKSDSRSSTTTTARSLDDEDDDYDIDDDEDDEVMDIDDKDAINLNENEENNVDDDLGLEFYDLDGSDDNGSRKVKHTPTIPQSAILKKCSPCPVIKPSYICATDNVTYSSICKMDYANCMHDTLVKVACKGFCPCPTASQLKKEKQAMRLSQFESKYKSTIESTKEPSAVKPKVIFAPDVAKFKKELFGKKKPKKNASNSLLDASTDKFRNRGYNDVLIEKKETPISTVNTECSESTFNTMGNRLLDWFSVLMAQPGQKKHIKSKAHFSSACAKEVVWMFGYLDSNKDNQLSMSELYDLEHNERESCLKPFLDKCDDNRDIFLSSSEWCRCFSNADRPCVAMRRRSKPGLLGAYIPTCDSDGFFLPTQCHTAVGTCWCVDKHGVEQNGSRARGKPDCERVLQRNGLMNSLGDNDEDDSVNQLDDSDEMEEGSGDY; the protein is encoded by the exons ATGCGATCAGTTTGGATAGTGATCGCCATTCTTGCTCTCAGCATTAGCTGTGGAGATGCAGCCAAGAAACGCAAGAAGTTTGAAGGAGACTTTGAGTTTGCAGATGACGCG TTGGATGGTGCCAAACGGGACGGCGATAAGAAGACGTGGATTTTCGATCCTGAGA GTGAACTGTGCCAAGCTTTGAAATGCCGTAAAGAAGAGCGGTGTCTTTTAGAGAACGATTACACCGCCGTCTGCGTCAGCCGTGCAGAGATAAAACGAAATGG tgACGTGGTAATCTCAAAGAGCGATAGTCGCAGTAGCACGACCACCACTGCTCGTTCGCTGGACGACGAGGATGATGATTACGATATCGACGATGATGAAGACGATGAGGTCATGGATATTGACGATAAAGATGCCATCAATTTGAATGAG AACGAAGAGAACAACGTAGATGACGACCTTGGTTTAGAGTTTTACGATCTTGACGGAAGCGATGACAATGGCTCTCGAAAGGTGAAACATACACCGACTATCCCCCAGTCGGCTATTCTCAA GAAATGTTCACCATGCCCCGTTATCAAACCATCTTACATCTGCGCAACAGATAATGTCACGTACAGCTCCATTTGCAAGATGGATTACGCTAACTGTATGCACGACACCCTCGTCAAAGTGGCTTGCAAGGGATTTTGCCCATGTCCGACAGCCTCGCAACTAAAGAAAGAGAAGCAAGCTATGCGCCTGTCCCAGTTTGAGAGCAAATACAAGTCGACTATTGAAAGCACGAAAGAGCCATCCGCCGTCAAACCAAAAGTGATCTTTGCTCCCGACGTggctaaattcaaaaaagaactCTTTGGCAAAAAGAAACCTAAAAAAAACGCCTCCAATTCATTGCTCGATGCGTCCACTGATAAGTTCAGAAATCGCGGCTACAACGATGTCCTGattgagaaaaaggaaacgccCATTTCAACTG TTAACACTGAATGCAGCGAAAGTACTTTCAACACGATGGGGAACCGACTATTGGACTGGTTTTCTGTGTTGATGGCTCAACCTGGACAGAAGAAACATATTAAATCCAAAG CTCATTTTTCATCGGCTTGCGCCAAAGAAGTGGTCTGGATGTTTGGATATTTGGACAGCAATAAAGATAACCAGCTTTCAATGAGTGAGCTGTACGATCTAGAGCATAACGAGCGTGAGAGTTGCTTGAAACCTTTCTTGGATAAATGCGACGACAACCG CGATATCTTCTTGTCGAGTTCTGAGTGGTGCCGATGCTTCAGTAATGCCGATCGTCCTTGCGTTGCTATGCGGAGACGTTCCAAGCCCGGACTTCTGGGTGCATACATTCCTACCTGCGATTCAGACGGTTTCTTTTTACCTACCCAATGCCACACTGCTGTCGGTACCTGCTGGTGCGTGGATAAACACGGTGTTGAGCAGAATGGTTCGCGAGCTAGAGGCAAACCTGATTGCG AACGAGTTTTGCAGAGGAATGGCCTTATGAATTCATTAGGTGACAATGACGAAGACGACTCCGTCAATCAACTTGACGACTCTGATGAGATGGAAGAAGGCAGCGGAGATTATTAA
- the LOC124312994 gene encoding 3-hydroxyisobutyryl-CoA hydrolase, mitochondrial-like isoform X4, whose protein sequence is MLGHAGKLCFFRSVAKISFDGRCNITPKRMSTMMRHFSANPSSNQDEVILETEGNKCLITLNRPKALNALNLNMIRKITPALKQWENEEKVLIIIHGTGGKAFCAGGDVRSIIETRNQPTSTLSSDFFREEYQLNYLISTLQTPYIALIDGITMGGGVGLSVHGYYRVSSDKTLFAMPETAIGFVPEVGGTYFLPRLTGKLGLFLALTGYRLKGADVYHAGISTHAVNSQEVEDIKDELLSLKMNSQNSEIEGCLAKFTKAATFLEKPFSLEPHMPLINDCFSAASVEEIVAQLKASNDPFAQETLTTIRKMSPFALKITKRALDEGSEQTLAECLQMEYRLSQRFVADHDFPEGVRALLIDKDQKPQWKPSSLEECTPEKIQSYFEPVKDELQL, encoded by the exons ATGCTGGGGCACGCAGGAAAACTATGTTTTTTTCGTAGCGTAGCCAAAATATCATTCGATGGTCGCTGCAACATAACCCCAAAACGAATGAGCACTATGATGCGACATTTCTCTGCCAATCCAAGTAGCAACCAAGATGAAGTAATTTTAGAGACAGAAGGCAACAAATGTCTCATCACCCTCAACAGGCCCAAAGCGCTAAATGCTCTCAACTTGAATATGATCCGAAAAATTACTCCTGCTCTGAAACAGTGGGAGAACGAAGAAAAGGTCTTGATTATAATTCATGGCACAGGTGGAAAAGCCTTCTGTGCTGGTGGGGATGTTCGAAGCATTAttgaaacaagaaatcaaCCTACAAGCACACTGTCAAGTGATTTCTTTCGGGAAGAATATCAGCTGAATTACCTGATTTCAACATTGCAGACACCATACATAGCTTTAATTGATGGAATAACCATGGGTGGAGGTGTTGGTTTGTCTGTACATGGATATTACAGAGTCTCGTCTGACAAAACACTTTTTGCAATGCCAGAAACTGCAATTGGATTTGTTCCTGAG GTTGGTGGTACATATTTTCTTCCTAGACTTACTGGCAAACTTGGTTTATTTCTTGCATTGACAGGTTATCGTTTGAAAG GTGCCGATGTTTATCACGCCGGCATTTCCACTCATGCTGTAAATAGTCAAGAAGTAGAAGACATCAAAGACGAACTTTTATCTCTGAAGATGAATTCTCAG AATTCGGAGATTGAAGGCTGCCTGGCTAAATTCACGAAGGCTGCCACTTTCCTTGAGAAGCCCTTCTCACTTGAACCTCACATGCCATTAATTAACGATTGTTTTTCTGCCGCCTCTGTTGAAGAAATTGTTGCTCAGCTAAAAGCATCCAACGATCCATTTGCCCAGGAGACATTGACTACCATCCGGAAGATGTCCCCCTTTGCCCTTAAAATTACAAAGCGAGCCCTTGACGAGGGTTCCGAACAAACTCTGGCCGAATGCCTGCAAATGGAATATCGCTTGTCTCAGCGCTTTGTAGCCGACCACGACTTTCCTGAAg GAGTCCGAGCCCTTTTAATCGATAAAGATCAGAAACCTCAGTGGAAGCCATCCTCTCTCGAGGAGTGCACCCCAGAAAAGATTCAATCATACTTTGAACCGGTTAAGGACGAACTTCAACTGTAA
- the LOC124312994 gene encoding high-affinity choline transporter 1-like isoform X3: MAIGYSMSLLLGGMFFAKPMRMAHGGRGYVTMLDPFQEKYGSRIGGLLFLPALCGEIFWSAAILSALGSIFTVMLGLDNTLSIIISAAVAVTYTLIGGLYSVAYTDVIQLGCVLFGLVFCIPFVWTHPAVDHEAMSEVDWLGTIPLSSVGSYVDIYLLIILGGIPWQVYFQRVLACRSPRQAQYLSYIAALGCLTLAVPPAVLGSVARVVDWTNGTEYGKEITTPEEIKSILPLILQYLTPKWVSFIGLGAVSAAIMSSADSTVLSTSSMFVHNIYKTVFFPKSSEQHLVHVMWVSIVVSAGLGTVMALTVNTIYGLTYLCADVVYVVLFPQLLLVIYAADYTNTYGCLTAFVTGFTLRVLSGEQLLNLPAVIHFPFYDEEVGEQRFPFRTFLMLASIIIQLSVSVIARRIFCRGCLSSKYDVFDCFPQNNKPATHDTKSKVNLNDDNKVVEEETLIFSESQPIPLHHSSR, encoded by the exons ATGGCGATCGGATATTCCATGAGCCTCTTACTTG GTGGAATGTTTTTCGCTAAACCCATGCGAATGGCCCACGGAGGTCGAGGATATGTTACCATGCTCGATCCCTTCCAGGAAAAATATGGCTCACGTATTGGTGGGCTATTGTTTTTGCCGGCCCTGTGCGGGGAGATATTCTGGTCCGCTGCTATCCTGTCGGCCCTTG GATCCATTTTCACCGTCATGCTGGGACTGGACAATACTCTGTCGATAATCATAAGTGCTGCTGTGGCTGTTACTTACACCTTGATTGGAGGCCTTTACAGCGTGGCATATACTGACGTAATTCAACTTGGATGTGTTCTCTTTGGCCTg GTATTCTGCATTCCGTTTGTCTGGACTCATCCGGCCGTTGACCACGAGGCTATGAGCGAGGTTGATTGGTTAGGTACAATTCCGCTGTCCTCTGTCGGAAGCTACGTCGACATTTATCTGCTCATCATCCTTGGCGGAATTCCTTGGCAAGTTTATTTTCAGCGGGTTTTAGCGTGTCGATCTCCTCGACAGGCCCAGTACCTGTCTTACATTGCCGCCCTTGGATGCCTTACCCTGGCCGTCCCACCTGCCGTTTTAGGCTCCGTTGCCCGAGTCGTTg ACTGGACTAACGGAACGGAATATGGCAAAGAGATAACCACACCCGAAGAAATCAAATCGATACTACCGTTAATTCTTCAGTATTTGACACCGAAG TGGGTGTCATTTATCGGTCTTGGTGCCGTCTCGGCTGCCATCATGTCATCAGCAGATTCGACTGTCTTGTCAACGAGCTCCATGTTTGTCCATAACATCTACAAGActgttttctttccaaaa TCGTCGGAACAGCATTTGGTTCACGTTATGTGGGTTTCAATTGTCGTATCGGCAGGTCTTGGTACTGTGATGGCACTCACAGTCAACACAATCTACGGACTGAC ATATTTGTGCGCCGACGTGGTCTACGTGGTTCTTTTCCCTCAGCTTCTCCTAGTCATTTACGCCGCAGATTATACCAATACTTATGGGTGCCTAACTGCTTTCGTAACGGGCTTTACTCTCCGAGTTTTGA gcgGAGAACAGCTTTTGAATTTACCAGCCGTGATACACTTTCCATTCTACGACGAAGAAGTTGGAGAGCAACGATTTCCCTTTCGCACGTTCTTAATGCTTGCGTCAATCATTATCCAACTATCAGTTTCAGTTATCGCCAGGCGCATCTTTTGTCGTGGTTGCTTATCTTCAAAGTACGACGTTTTCGACTGTTTCCCCCAAAACAATAAGCCTGCGACCCACGACACTAAAAGCAAAGTAAATTTAAATGATGATAATAAGGTTGTCGAAGAGGAGacgctcatttttagcgaatCCCAACCCATTCCTCTGCACCATAGCTCAAGATGA
- the LOC124312994 gene encoding high-affinity choline transporter 1-like isoform X1, translated as MNVNIGGVISVAFFYCLILAVGIWVGWKEKRKFKQLQRMESGANRSENIMLAGRDMGLFVGVLTMTATWVAGGYINGTCESAFTGGFLKCSTMAIGYSMSLLLGGMFFAKPMRMAHGGRGYVTMLDPFQEKYGSRIGGLLFLPALCGEIFWSAAILSALGSIFTVMLGLDNTLSIIISAAVAVTYTLIGGLYSVAYTDVIQLGCVLFGLVFCIPFVWTHPAVDHEAMSEVDWLGTIPLSSVGSYVDIYLLIILGGIPWQVYFQRVLACRSPRQAQYLSYIAALGCLTLAVPPAVLGSVARVVDWTNGTEYGKEITTPEEIKSILPLILQYLTPKWVSFIGLGAVSAAIMSSADSTVLSTSSMFVHNIYKTVFFPKSSEQHLVHVMWVSIVVSAGLGTVMALTVNTIYGLTYLCADVVYVVLFPQLLLVIYAADYTNTYGCLTAFVTGFTLRVLSGEQLLNLPAVIHFPFYDEEVGEQRFPFRTFLMLASIIIQLSVSVIARRIFCRGCLSSKYDVFDCFPQNNKPATHDTKSKVNLNDDNKVVEEETLIFSESQPIPLHHSSR; from the exons ATGAACGTGAATATCGGTGGCGTCATCTCTGTGGCTTTCTTCTACTGTTTGATCCTGGCCGTCGGAATTTGGGTAGGATGGaaggaaaagaggaaatttAAACAGCTGCAGAGGATGGAAAGCGGTGCTAACCGGTCGGAGAACATAATGCTGGCCGGACGTGATATGGGATTGTTCGTCGGAGTCCTGACGATGACGG CGACGTGGGTAGCAGGAGGTTACATCAACGGCACCTGTGAAAGCGCCTTCACTGGTGGCTTTCTAAAATGCTCTACAATGGCGATCGGATATTCCATGAGCCTCTTACTTG GTGGAATGTTTTTCGCTAAACCCATGCGAATGGCCCACGGAGGTCGAGGATATGTTACCATGCTCGATCCCTTCCAGGAAAAATATGGCTCACGTATTGGTGGGCTATTGTTTTTGCCGGCCCTGTGCGGGGAGATATTCTGGTCCGCTGCTATCCTGTCGGCCCTTG GATCCATTTTCACCGTCATGCTGGGACTGGACAATACTCTGTCGATAATCATAAGTGCTGCTGTGGCTGTTACTTACACCTTGATTGGAGGCCTTTACAGCGTGGCATATACTGACGTAATTCAACTTGGATGTGTTCTCTTTGGCCTg GTATTCTGCATTCCGTTTGTCTGGACTCATCCGGCCGTTGACCACGAGGCTATGAGCGAGGTTGATTGGTTAGGTACAATTCCGCTGTCCTCTGTCGGAAGCTACGTCGACATTTATCTGCTCATCATCCTTGGCGGAATTCCTTGGCAAGTTTATTTTCAGCGGGTTTTAGCGTGTCGATCTCCTCGACAGGCCCAGTACCTGTCTTACATTGCCGCCCTTGGATGCCTTACCCTGGCCGTCCCACCTGCCGTTTTAGGCTCCGTTGCCCGAGTCGTTg ACTGGACTAACGGAACGGAATATGGCAAAGAGATAACCACACCCGAAGAAATCAAATCGATACTACCGTTAATTCTTCAGTATTTGACACCGAAG TGGGTGTCATTTATCGGTCTTGGTGCCGTCTCGGCTGCCATCATGTCATCAGCAGATTCGACTGTCTTGTCAACGAGCTCCATGTTTGTCCATAACATCTACAAGActgttttctttccaaaa TCGTCGGAACAGCATTTGGTTCACGTTATGTGGGTTTCAATTGTCGTATCGGCAGGTCTTGGTACTGTGATGGCACTCACAGTCAACACAATCTACGGACTGAC ATATTTGTGCGCCGACGTGGTCTACGTGGTTCTTTTCCCTCAGCTTCTCCTAGTCATTTACGCCGCAGATTATACCAATACTTATGGGTGCCTAACTGCTTTCGTAACGGGCTTTACTCTCCGAGTTTTGA gcgGAGAACAGCTTTTGAATTTACCAGCCGTGATACACTTTCCATTCTACGACGAAGAAGTTGGAGAGCAACGATTTCCCTTTCGCACGTTCTTAATGCTTGCGTCAATCATTATCCAACTATCAGTTTCAGTTATCGCCAGGCGCATCTTTTGTCGTGGTTGCTTATCTTCAAAGTACGACGTTTTCGACTGTTTCCCCCAAAACAATAAGCCTGCGACCCACGACACTAAAAGCAAAGTAAATTTAAATGATGATAATAAGGTTGTCGAAGAGGAGacgctcatttttagcgaatCCCAACCCATTCCTCTGCACCATAGCTCAAGATGA
- the LOC124312994 gene encoding high-affinity choline transporter 1-like isoform X2 yields MNVNIGGVISVAFFYCLILAVGIWVGWKEKRKFKQLQRMESGANRSENIMLAGRDMGLFVGVLTMTATWVAGGYINGTCESAFTGGFLKCSTMAIGYSMSLLLGGMFFAKPMRMAHGGRGYVTMLDPFQEKYGSRIGGLLFLPALCGEIFWSAAILSALGSIFTVMLGLDNTLSIIISAAVAVTYTLIGGLYSVAYTDVIQLGCVLFGLVFCIPFVWTHPAVDHEAMSEVDWLGTIPLSSVGSYVDIYLLIILGGIPWQVYFQRVLACRSPRQAQYLSYIAALGCLTLAVPPAVLGSVARVVDWTNGTEYGKEITTPEEIKSILPLILQYLTPKWVSFIGLGAVSAAIMSSADSTVLSTSSMFVHNIYKTVFFPKIFVRRRGLRGSFPSASPSHLRRRLYQYLWVPNCFRNGLYSPSFERRTAFEFTSRDTLSILRRRSWRATISLSHVLNACVNHYPTISFSYRQAHLLSWLLIFKVRRFRLFPPKQ; encoded by the exons ATGAACGTGAATATCGGTGGCGTCATCTCTGTGGCTTTCTTCTACTGTTTGATCCTGGCCGTCGGAATTTGGGTAGGATGGaaggaaaagaggaaatttAAACAGCTGCAGAGGATGGAAAGCGGTGCTAACCGGTCGGAGAACATAATGCTGGCCGGACGTGATATGGGATTGTTCGTCGGAGTCCTGACGATGACGG CGACGTGGGTAGCAGGAGGTTACATCAACGGCACCTGTGAAAGCGCCTTCACTGGTGGCTTTCTAAAATGCTCTACAATGGCGATCGGATATTCCATGAGCCTCTTACTTG GTGGAATGTTTTTCGCTAAACCCATGCGAATGGCCCACGGAGGTCGAGGATATGTTACCATGCTCGATCCCTTCCAGGAAAAATATGGCTCACGTATTGGTGGGCTATTGTTTTTGCCGGCCCTGTGCGGGGAGATATTCTGGTCCGCTGCTATCCTGTCGGCCCTTG GATCCATTTTCACCGTCATGCTGGGACTGGACAATACTCTGTCGATAATCATAAGTGCTGCTGTGGCTGTTACTTACACCTTGATTGGAGGCCTTTACAGCGTGGCATATACTGACGTAATTCAACTTGGATGTGTTCTCTTTGGCCTg GTATTCTGCATTCCGTTTGTCTGGACTCATCCGGCCGTTGACCACGAGGCTATGAGCGAGGTTGATTGGTTAGGTACAATTCCGCTGTCCTCTGTCGGAAGCTACGTCGACATTTATCTGCTCATCATCCTTGGCGGAATTCCTTGGCAAGTTTATTTTCAGCGGGTTTTAGCGTGTCGATCTCCTCGACAGGCCCAGTACCTGTCTTACATTGCCGCCCTTGGATGCCTTACCCTGGCCGTCCCACCTGCCGTTTTAGGCTCCGTTGCCCGAGTCGTTg ACTGGACTAACGGAACGGAATATGGCAAAGAGATAACCACACCCGAAGAAATCAAATCGATACTACCGTTAATTCTTCAGTATTTGACACCGAAG TGGGTGTCATTTATCGGTCTTGGTGCCGTCTCGGCTGCCATCATGTCATCAGCAGATTCGACTGTCTTGTCAACGAGCTCCATGTTTGTCCATAACATCTACAAGActgttttctttccaaaa ATATTTGTGCGCCGACGTGGTCTACGTGGTTCTTTTCCCTCAGCTTCTCCTAGTCATTTACGCCGCAGATTATACCAATACTTATGGGTGCCTAACTGCTTTCGTAACGGGCTTTACTCTCCGAGTTTTGA gcgGAGAACAGCTTTTGAATTTACCAGCCGTGATACACTTTCCATTCTACGACGAAGAAGTTGGAGAGCAACGATTTCCCTTTCGCACGTTCTTAATGCTTGCGTCAATCATTATCCAACTATCAGTTTCAGTTATCGCCAGGCGCATCTTTTGTCGTGGTTGCTTATCTTCAAAGTACGACGTTTTCGACTGTTTCCCCCAAAACAATAA
- the LOC124313308 gene encoding derlin-2-like gives MAYHTLRQEYMLMPPVTRAYTTVCLLTSIAVQLDVVSPFQLYFNPLLITQKFEIWRLLTPFFFFGTFSFNFLFNMIFTYRYCRMLEEGSFRGRTADFVYMFIFGCITTVICAWFVNLLFLGHSLTTMFVYIWARRNPYVRMNFFGLLPFRAPYLPWVLVAFSVLLGNSVLVDILGIAIGHLYFFLEDVFPNQPGGRRLLATPRLLKLLFDTHTEDPLYNPAPDERPGGFDWGGAGAPRVADAAADQPRENENQ, from the exons ATGGCTTACCACACATTACGCCAAGAGTATATGTTGATGCCTCCAGTGACTCGGGCATACACCACTGTTTGCTTGCTCACTTCAATTGCAGTT CAACTGGATGTGGTGTCACCTTTCCAACTGTATTTCAATCCTTTGCTCATCACTCAAAAGTTTGAG ATATGGAGGCTACTGActccattcttcttttttgggacATTCAGCTTCAATTTTCTGTTCAACATGATTTTTACTTATCGCTATTGTAGAATGTTGGAGGAGGGTTCATTCAGAGGTAGAACAGCTGATTTTGTTTACATGTTCATATTTGGCTGCATCACAACAGTg ATATGTGCTTGGTTTGTAAATTTATTGTTCCTTGGACATTCGCTCACCACGATGTTCGTCTATATTTGGGCTCGGCGAAATCCTTACGTTAGGATGAATTTCTTCGGCCTTCTACCTTTTCGA GCCCCATATTTGCCTTGGGTTCTCGTGGCTTTTTCAGTTCTTTTAGGCAATAGCGTATTGGTGGACATTCTCGGGATCGCCATCGGTCACTTGTATTTCTTCCTGGAAGATGTGTTTCCTAATCAGCCGGGAGGCAGAAGACTCTTGGCCACGCCTCGTTTACT GAAACTTTTGTTCGACACGCACACTGAAGACCCTCTTTACAATCCGGCTCCTGACGAGCGTCCTGGGGGTTTCGATTGGGGCGGTGCTGGTGCTCCGAGAGTGGCGGACGCAGCCGCCGACcagccgagagaaaacgaaaatcagtga
- the LOC124313415 gene encoding transmembrane protein 17B-like: protein MGRQSVQNVVDSFSDRIFPGLSDVPQDFSFVSGQSDIVYDVQSSLVLQMSLYFNLVYYPVWLAIILASFVAKHQCFGWFSYLLLGIGVSACCVTEATRIYLGMSGNLSEQVAELSTFWFTTLLVQLPLVTIILIVALSLSQILEIVALSISSLLMAVQLCVSFATLRNVARLRQF, encoded by the exons ATGGGAAGACAATCAGTTCAAAATGTTGTGGATTCTTTCAGCGATAGAATATTTCCAGGTTTGTCTGATGTACCCCAAGATTTCTCATTCGTATCGGGTCAAAGTGACATAG TTTATGATGTCCAATCAAGTTTGGTACTGCAAATGTCACTATACTTCAACTTGGTCTACTACCCAGTGTGGCTGGCGATCATCTTGGCATCATTTGTGGCAAAG CACCAATGTTTTGGCTGGTTCTCGTATCTCCTTCTTGGAATTGGAGTCTCTGCCTGCTGTGTGACGGAAGCCACCAGGATCTACTTGGGCATGTCTGGCAACCTGAGCGAGCAAGTGGCAGAGCTGTCCACCTTCTGGTTCACCACACTCCTGGTCCAGCTGCCACTTGTGACAATCATCCTGATCGTGGCACTCAGCCTGAGCCAGATCCTGGAGATTGTCGCCTTGTCCATCTCCAGTCTGCTGATGGCAGTCCAGCTGTGCGTCTCGTTCGCCACACTTCGTAACGTGGCCCGCCTTCGCCAATTTTAG